From Orcinus orca chromosome 3, mOrcOrc1.1, whole genome shotgun sequence, a single genomic window includes:
- the ACSBG2 gene encoding long-chain-fatty-acid--CoA ligase ACSBG2 isoform X1 produces MKSTVKNGLCGPGRAETSMTREEKAKDLKAGMSQERVTPGLWTIHRDGEVLMRLSKHGPGHETPMTIPEFFRESVNRFGTYPALASKKNGKWEVLNYNQYYEACRKAARALLKLGLEPFHSVGILGFNSVEWFLAALGAIFARGFCVGIYATNSAEACQHIIAHAKVNILLVENDLQLQKILSIPKTKMETLKAIVQYRLPVKESKCNNLYSWDDFMELGNSIPESQLDQIIKSQKANQCAVIIYTSGTVGYPKGVMLSHDNITWTAGSVARDFHLAYAPEKQEVVVSYLPLSHIAAQMMDVWIPMKVGAFIYFAQPDALKGTLVNTLQEVKPTAFLGVPRIWEKMHEKIKETVGKSSSLRRKVFSWARNIGFKVNSKRMQGGHDTPMSYRMAKALVFTKIKNSLGLDRCCIFISGAAPLNQETAEFFLSLDVPIGEAYGMSESSGPHSASSPENYRILSSGKVTTGCKNMLYQQTKDGVGEICLWGRHVFMGYLESEDATVEAIDEEGWLHSGDLGRMDNQGFLFITGRIKEIIITAGGENVAPIPIENLVKEKIPIISNAMLVGDKAKFLSVLLTLKCEVDKTTGEPLDRLTWEAIRFCRDAGSQATTVSEILELRDPLVYTAIQKGINAVNQCTISNAQKIQKWVILEKDFSISGGELGPTTKIKRHFIMQKYKKQIDNFYQ; encoded by the exons CACTGTGAAGAATGGTCTCTGTGGACCTGGAAGGGCTGAAACATCAATGACTCGAGAAGAGAAGGCCAAGGACCTTAAGGCAGGCATGAGTCAAGAACGAG TTACTCCTGGGCTGTGGACCATTCACCGAGATGGAGAAGTCCTTATGAGGCTTTCAAAACACGGGCCAGGCCATGAGACCCCCATGACCATCCCTGAATTTTTTCGGGAGTCAGTCAACCGATTTGGGACTTATCCAGCCCTCGCATCAAAGAAGAATGGAAAGTGGGAAGTTCTGAATTACAACCAGTACTACGAGGCTTGTCGGAAAGCTGCAAGAGCCTTACTCAAG CTGGGCTTGGAGCCTTTCCACTCAGTCGGCATCCTTGGGTTTAACTCAGTCGAGTGGTTCCTTGCGGCTCTTGGCGCCATCTTCGCGAG GGGCTTCTGTGTTGGTATTTATGCCACCAACTCTGCGGAAGCCTGTCAACATATCATTGCTCACGCCAAAGTGAACATCCTGCTGGTGGAAAATGACCTACAGCTGCAGAAAATCCTTTCG attccaaagACCAAGATGGAGACCCTAAAAGCAATCGTTCAGTACAGGCTGCCAGTGAAGGAGAGCAAATGTAACAACCTGTACTCT TGGGATGACTTCATGGAGCTTGGCAACAGCATCCCCGAGTCCCAGCTGGACCAGATCATCAAGAGCCAGAAGGCCAATCAGTGTGCTGTGATCATCTACACTTCTGGGACCGTAGGCTATCCCAAGGGGGTGATGCTTAGCCATGACAAC ATCACGTGGACGGCGGGGTCGGTGGCGAGGGACTTCCATCTGGCTTACGCTCCTGAGAAGCAGGAGGTGGTGGTCAGCTACCTTCCTCTCAGCCACATCGCAGCTCAGATGATGGATGTCTGGATACCCATGAAGGTCGGGGCTTTCATCTACTTTGCTCAACCAGATGCACTCAAG GGCACTTTGGTCAACACTCTGCAGGAGGTAAAGCCTACCGCCTTCCTGGGGGTGCCCCGAATTTGGGAAAAGATGCATGAGAAGATAAAGGAAACTGTTGGCAAATCTTCAAGCTTGAGGAGAAAGGTGTTCTCATGGGCAAGAAATATTGGCTTCAAGGTCAACTCAAAAAGGATGCAAGG GGGGCATGACACTCCCATGAGCTACCGCATGGCAAAGGCCCTCGTGTTCACCAAAATCAAGAATTCCCTTGGCCTGGATCGCTGCTGCATTTTTATCAGCGGGGCCGCACCCCTCAACCAAGAGACTGCTGAGTTCTTTCTAAGTCTGGACGTACCTATAGGCGAGGCGTACGGTATGAGTGAAAGCTCAGGACCCCATTCCGCGTCCAGCCCAGAGAACTACCGGATTCTAAG TTCCGGCAAAGTCACGACTGGGTGTAAGAACATGCTGTACCAGCAGACCAAGGACGGCGTTGGGGAAATCTGCCTCTGGGGCCGGCATGTCTTCATGGGCTACCTGGAGAGCGAGGACGCGACCGTGGAGGCCATCGATGAGGAGGGCTGGCTCCACTCTGGGGACCTCGGCCGCATGGACAACCAGGGCTTCCTCTTTATCACAGGCCGCATCAAAG AAATTATCATCACTGCTGGCGGCGAGAATGTGGCCCCCATTCCCATCGAGAACCTGGTTAAGGAGAAGATTCCCATCATCAGTAACGCCATGTTAGTGGGAGATAAGGCCAAGTTTCTGAGTGTCCTCCTGACGCTGAAG TGTGAGGTCGACAAGACGACTGGAGAGCCACTGGACAGACTGACCTGGGAGGCCATCAGGTTCTGCCGGGATGCAGGCAGCCAGGCGACCACCGTGTCCGAGATCTTGGAGCTGCGAGACCCTTTGGTCTACACGGCCATCCAGAAAGGCATAAATGCCGTGAATCAGTGTACCATCTCCAACGCGCAGAAGATTCAGAAGTGGGTCATCTTGGAGAAGGACTTTTCCATCAGTGGCGGGGAGCTAG GTCCAacaacaaagattaaaagacatttcataatgcagaaatacaaaaagcaaATCGACAACTTCTATCAGTGA
- the ACSBG2 gene encoding long-chain-fatty-acid--CoA ligase ACSBG2 isoform X2 translates to MTREEKAKDLKAGMSQERVTPGLWTIHRDGEVLMRLSKHGPGHETPMTIPEFFRESVNRFGTYPALASKKNGKWEVLNYNQYYEACRKAARALLKLGLEPFHSVGILGFNSVEWFLAALGAIFARGFCVGIYATNSAEACQHIIAHAKVNILLVENDLQLQKILSIPKTKMETLKAIVQYRLPVKESKCNNLYSWDDFMELGNSIPESQLDQIIKSQKANQCAVIIYTSGTVGYPKGVMLSHDNITWTAGSVARDFHLAYAPEKQEVVVSYLPLSHIAAQMMDVWIPMKVGAFIYFAQPDALKGTLVNTLQEVKPTAFLGVPRIWEKMHEKIKETVGKSSSLRRKVFSWARNIGFKVNSKRMQGGHDTPMSYRMAKALVFTKIKNSLGLDRCCIFISGAAPLNQETAEFFLSLDVPIGEAYGMSESSGPHSASSPENYRILSSGKVTTGCKNMLYQQTKDGVGEICLWGRHVFMGYLESEDATVEAIDEEGWLHSGDLGRMDNQGFLFITGRIKEIIITAGGENVAPIPIENLVKEKIPIISNAMLVGDKAKFLSVLLTLKCEVDKTTGEPLDRLTWEAIRFCRDAGSQATTVSEILELRDPLVYTAIQKGINAVNQCTISNAQKIQKWVILEKDFSISGGELGPTTKIKRHFIMQKYKKQIDNFYQ, encoded by the exons ATGACTCGAGAAGAGAAGGCCAAGGACCTTAAGGCAGGCATGAGTCAAGAACGAG TTACTCCTGGGCTGTGGACCATTCACCGAGATGGAGAAGTCCTTATGAGGCTTTCAAAACACGGGCCAGGCCATGAGACCCCCATGACCATCCCTGAATTTTTTCGGGAGTCAGTCAACCGATTTGGGACTTATCCAGCCCTCGCATCAAAGAAGAATGGAAAGTGGGAAGTTCTGAATTACAACCAGTACTACGAGGCTTGTCGGAAAGCTGCAAGAGCCTTACTCAAG CTGGGCTTGGAGCCTTTCCACTCAGTCGGCATCCTTGGGTTTAACTCAGTCGAGTGGTTCCTTGCGGCTCTTGGCGCCATCTTCGCGAG GGGCTTCTGTGTTGGTATTTATGCCACCAACTCTGCGGAAGCCTGTCAACATATCATTGCTCACGCCAAAGTGAACATCCTGCTGGTGGAAAATGACCTACAGCTGCAGAAAATCCTTTCG attccaaagACCAAGATGGAGACCCTAAAAGCAATCGTTCAGTACAGGCTGCCAGTGAAGGAGAGCAAATGTAACAACCTGTACTCT TGGGATGACTTCATGGAGCTTGGCAACAGCATCCCCGAGTCCCAGCTGGACCAGATCATCAAGAGCCAGAAGGCCAATCAGTGTGCTGTGATCATCTACACTTCTGGGACCGTAGGCTATCCCAAGGGGGTGATGCTTAGCCATGACAAC ATCACGTGGACGGCGGGGTCGGTGGCGAGGGACTTCCATCTGGCTTACGCTCCTGAGAAGCAGGAGGTGGTGGTCAGCTACCTTCCTCTCAGCCACATCGCAGCTCAGATGATGGATGTCTGGATACCCATGAAGGTCGGGGCTTTCATCTACTTTGCTCAACCAGATGCACTCAAG GGCACTTTGGTCAACACTCTGCAGGAGGTAAAGCCTACCGCCTTCCTGGGGGTGCCCCGAATTTGGGAAAAGATGCATGAGAAGATAAAGGAAACTGTTGGCAAATCTTCAAGCTTGAGGAGAAAGGTGTTCTCATGGGCAAGAAATATTGGCTTCAAGGTCAACTCAAAAAGGATGCAAGG GGGGCATGACACTCCCATGAGCTACCGCATGGCAAAGGCCCTCGTGTTCACCAAAATCAAGAATTCCCTTGGCCTGGATCGCTGCTGCATTTTTATCAGCGGGGCCGCACCCCTCAACCAAGAGACTGCTGAGTTCTTTCTAAGTCTGGACGTACCTATAGGCGAGGCGTACGGTATGAGTGAAAGCTCAGGACCCCATTCCGCGTCCAGCCCAGAGAACTACCGGATTCTAAG TTCCGGCAAAGTCACGACTGGGTGTAAGAACATGCTGTACCAGCAGACCAAGGACGGCGTTGGGGAAATCTGCCTCTGGGGCCGGCATGTCTTCATGGGCTACCTGGAGAGCGAGGACGCGACCGTGGAGGCCATCGATGAGGAGGGCTGGCTCCACTCTGGGGACCTCGGCCGCATGGACAACCAGGGCTTCCTCTTTATCACAGGCCGCATCAAAG AAATTATCATCACTGCTGGCGGCGAGAATGTGGCCCCCATTCCCATCGAGAACCTGGTTAAGGAGAAGATTCCCATCATCAGTAACGCCATGTTAGTGGGAGATAAGGCCAAGTTTCTGAGTGTCCTCCTGACGCTGAAG TGTGAGGTCGACAAGACGACTGGAGAGCCACTGGACAGACTGACCTGGGAGGCCATCAGGTTCTGCCGGGATGCAGGCAGCCAGGCGACCACCGTGTCCGAGATCTTGGAGCTGCGAGACCCTTTGGTCTACACGGCCATCCAGAAAGGCATAAATGCCGTGAATCAGTGTACCATCTCCAACGCGCAGAAGATTCAGAAGTGGGTCATCTTGGAGAAGGACTTTTCCATCAGTGGCGGGGAGCTAG GTCCAacaacaaagattaaaagacatttcataatgcagaaatacaaaaagcaaATCGACAACTTCTATCAGTGA